The Candidatus Beckwithbacteria bacterium genome has a window encoding:
- a CDS encoding DNA translocase FtsK has translation MSRHFRGRRKQPFKIKLPKETIYTLISTGLILIGGLTLMSLSRQGAFLKLIFNYFHSLFGWGILLLPFIFLSSGLMLTRLKWRVTKPNVFIGSVILLIAAVSLTHAGAIGGQIWQSLVDLIYRPGAVLVLLAAVFVSIVVIFETSLEDILLGLQAVFNKIKSLAAFLKAKHQEPLFRPKATGFTVKGLGAEEMSSKPQPRSRPVPETPAPVIANKIGGQAQMWHYPPLSLLSDFSGTKADRGDVKANADTIERTLDSFGIKASIKEVNYGPAVTQYCIEIAKGTKLSKITSLQNDLALALAAPQGQIRIEAPIPGRSYVGLELPNRSLEIVPLKEMLAKKALKEEKSKLAFPLGLDVSGELVTSDIDKMPHVLIAGATGSGKSVCINSIISTILFRCSPEEVKLILVDPKRVELTLYNDVPHLLTPVIVEPEKVVSALKWAISEMDRRYKIFAEVGVRNIAGYNELSGFQALPYILIVIDELADIILYAPSDVEDAITRLAQMARATGIHLVLATQRPSVDVLTGLIKANINFRISFNVNSMVDSRVIIDSPGAEKLLGRGDMLYIPPDQAKPTRIQGTFISVKDTTALVDFIKKNAVKVEYTEEVTQKFKAKLPGQPGLPQDQEIDELFEEASRVICQYDRASASLLQRRLSIGYARAARILDQLQLAGAVGPSEGAKAREVFITNADSFLSQRGSNANSR, from the coding sequence ATGTCCAGACATTTTCGCGGTCGCCGAAAACAACCATTCAAAATAAAACTGCCTAAAGAAACAATTTATACCTTAATTTCTACCGGACTCATTCTCATTGGCGGACTTACTTTGATGTCTCTGTCCCGCCAGGGCGCGTTTTTAAAATTAATTTTTAACTATTTTCATTCCTTGTTTGGTTGGGGGATTTTATTGTTGCCGTTTATTTTCCTGTCCAGCGGATTGATGTTGACCAGGCTTAAATGGCGGGTGACCAAGCCGAATGTTTTTATCGGTTCAGTTATTTTATTAATTGCCGCTGTCAGCCTGACCCATGCCGGCGCGATCGGCGGCCAAATTTGGCAAAGCCTGGTTGATTTAATTTACCGTCCGGGTGCGGTTTTAGTTTTACTGGCCGCCGTTTTTGTCAGCATTGTTGTTATTTTCGAAACCAGCCTGGAAGATATTCTTTTAGGTCTGCAGGCGGTTTTTAATAAAATAAAATCTCTAGCCGCTTTCTTAAAGGCCAAACATCAGGAACCTTTATTTAGGCCAAAAGCCACCGGGTTTACTGTTAAAGGTCTAGGCGCTGAAGAAATGTCCTCTAAGCCTCAGCCGCGTTCCCGGCCTGTGCCGGAAACTCCTGCCCCGGTAATTGCCAACAAAATCGGCGGTCAGGCACAAATGTGGCATTATCCACCGCTTTCCCTTCTGTCAGACTTTTCCGGCACTAAAGCTGATCGGGGCGATGTTAAGGCTAATGCCGACACCATTGAGCGGACTTTAGATAGTTTTGGGATTAAGGCCAGCATTAAAGAAGTTAATTACGGCCCGGCCGTGACCCAATATTGTATTGAAATTGCCAAAGGGACAAAATTAAGCAAAATTACCAGCCTGCAAAACGATTTAGCCTTGGCTTTGGCCGCTCCCCAAGGACAAATCCGGATTGAAGCACCGATTCCCGGCCGGTCCTATGTCGGTTTGGAACTTCCCAACCGTTCTTTGGAAATTGTTCCCCTTAAAGAAATGTTAGCTAAAAAAGCCCTAAAAGAAGAGAAAAGCAAATTGGCCTTTCCTTTGGGGCTGGATGTTTCCGGCGAACTCGTCACTTCGGACATTGATAAAATGCCTCATGTTTTAATCGCCGGTGCCACCGGTTCCGGTAAATCCGTCTGTATTAACTCCATTATCTCTACTATTCTTTTCCGCTGCAGCCCCGAAGAGGTTAAGCTCATTCTCGTTGATCCCAAGCGGGTGGAGTTGACGCTTTACAACGACGTACCTCATTTATTAACCCCGGTTATTGTTGAGCCGGAAAAAGTTGTCTCTGCCTTAAAATGGGCGATTTCCGAAATGGACCGGCGCTATAAAATTTTTGCTGAAGTCGGGGTACGCAATATTGCCGGCTACAACGAACTTTCCGGCTTTCAGGCCTTACCCTATATTTTAATCGTCATTGACGAGTTGGCCGATATTATTCTTTATGCCCCGTCTGACGTGGAAGATGCCATTACCCGCTTGGCCCAAATGGCCCGGGCGACCGGGATTCATTTGGTTTTAGCCACCCAACGGCCTTCGGTTGATGTCCTGACCGGTTTGATTAAAGCCAACATTAACTTCCGGATTTCTTTTAACGTTAATTCTATGGTTGATTCCCGGGTGATTATTGATTCTCCCGGTGCCGAAAAGCTTTTAGGGCGTGGCGACATGCTCTATATTCCGCCTGATCAGGCTAAGCCAACCCGGATTCAAGGCACCTTTATCTCAGTGAAAGACACGACTGCCTTGGTTGACTTTATTAAAAAGAATGCCGTTAAAGTGGAATATACGGAAGAAGTCACTCAGAAATTTAAAGCCAAGCTTCCCGGCCAACCAGGGCTCCCGCAAGACCAAGAAATCGATGAATTATTTGAAGAAGCCTCACGGGTTATTTGTCAATATGACCGAGCCTCCGCCTCGCTGTTGCAACGTCGGTTATCCATTGGTTATGCCCGGGCAGCCCGGATTTTAGACCAGTTGCAGCTTGCCGGCGCTGTTGGTCCCTCAGAAGGCGCCAAAGCCCGGGAGGTCTTCATTACCAATGCCGACAGTTTTTTAAGTCAGCGAGGCAGTAATGCAAACAGCCGGTAG
- a CDS encoding ribonuclease J produces the protein MNNLRIVPLGGGPGMVTNNMWLYEFGHDAIIIDCGIGFPEDKVSDDILIPDISYLKTKQLKIHAILLTHAHDDHHAALAHLLPKIGYVPIYASRLTAGFAQDKLGEFDINHRITVIKESDHLNLGPFKIDPIHVTHSVPDAFHYAITTPLGLFYHGSDFKFDLTPLDNWPPNFKKIVSVASRGVFCLLSDCLRSERSGYTPSETTLTFALEREIRHCPGRLIFTTMSSQIHRIQQAIDIALSHGRKISFIGRSMEKNTQTARRLGYLKYPEKYIINKRRIKAVPDQKLCLIVSGSQGQETSSLTRYAAGTHKLLKIKRSDSVVYSTDIIPGNEQAVYSVVDKLTQAGCRVAYQDTSDDLHVSGHAAAAELQLLIQLTAPHYLYPIGGSFRHMRQYQQLNMELGFRPEQTILPEYGQVVELDSSGHYRLAEILKLNPVRIHQKNR, from the coding sequence ATGAATAACTTGCGTATTGTCCCACTGGGCGGCGGTCCGGGCATGGTGACTAACAATATGTGGCTGTATGAATTCGGTCATGACGCTATTATTATTGATTGCGGTATTGGTTTTCCTGAGGATAAAGTTTCCGATGATATCTTAATTCCGGATATTTCCTATCTTAAAACCAAGCAACTGAAAATTCATGCAATTTTATTAACTCATGCCCATGATGATCATCATGCCGCCCTGGCCCATCTGTTGCCCAAAATCGGTTATGTGCCGATTTATGCTTCCCGTTTAACTGCCGGTTTTGCTCAGGACAAGCTGGGTGAATTTGACATTAATCACAGGATTACTGTGATTAAAGAATCTGACCATTTAAATTTAGGCCCTTTTAAAATTGATCCGATTCATGTGACTCATTCTGTGCCGGACGCTTTTCATTATGCCATTACCACCCCCTTGGGTTTGTTTTATCACGGGAGTGATTTTAAGTTTGATTTAACGCCCCTGGATAACTGGCCGCCTAACTTTAAAAAAATTGTTTCTGTGGCCAGCCGCGGCGTTTTCTGTCTTTTATCCGACTGCCTAAGAAGCGAACGGTCTGGTTATACTCCTTCGGAAACCACGCTGACTTTTGCTTTGGAGCGGGAAATCCGCCACTGCCCCGGCCGTTTGATTTTTACGACCATGTCTTCCCAAATTCACCGGATTCAACAGGCCATTGATATTGCTTTAAGCCACGGCCGCAAAATTAGTTTTATTGGCCGCTCTATGGAAAAAAATACTCAGACGGCCCGCCGTTTGGGTTATTTAAAATATCCGGAAAAATACATCATTAATAAACGCCGAATCAAAGCCGTACCTGATCAGAAACTTTGTTTGATTGTCTCCGGTTCTCAGGGGCAGGAAACCTCGTCTTTAACCCGCTATGCCGCCGGCACCCATAAATTATTAAAAATTAAGAGAAGCGATAGTGTTGTTTATTCCACCGATATTATTCCCGGCAACGAACAAGCGGTTTATAGCGTCGTTGATAAGCTAACTCAGGCGGGTTGCCGGGTGGCTTACCAAGACACTTCTGATGATCTTCATGTTTCCGGCCATGCTGCCGCGGCCGAACTACAGCTGTTAATTCAGCTGACCGCTCCCCATTATCTTTATCCTATCGGCGGCAGTTTCCGCCACATGCGCCAATACCAGCAATTAAATATGGAGTTAGGTTTCCGGCCGGAACAGACGATTTTGCCTGAGTATGGTCAGGTGGTGGAGCTTGACTCGTCCGGTCATTATCGTTTAGCCGAGATTTTAAAATTAAACCCGGTTCGCATTCACCAAAAAAATCGCTAA
- a CDS encoding AAA family ATPase has protein sequence MKSTLPADLVKKIEEMQTYTKPEQMKQYLALVNTLPWDKLSDDRLDLVKAKAIMDQHHYGMKEIKDKILEYLSVMVLTRDKPPVGRLRAPILCLVGLVGTGKTTFGQSLAETLGRQFVRIPFGGLGSALDLRGQSRLHPDAEPGLIIKALKRAGTRNPVILLDEIDRVTDASRMDIMGVLVELLDPEQNAQFTDHYLDFPFNLSDVLFVATANNTRNIATAVLDRLELIQMPSYTDEEKITIAKDFILSKVLLQSGLSIDNLTIDDSVWPKIVRPLGFDAGLRTLERTIEAICHKLARSIVENKAKHFHLTDANITNYLPNY, from the coding sequence ATGAAATCAACTCTGCCTGCGGATTTAGTCAAAAAAATCGAGGAAATGCAGACCTACACCAAACCGGAGCAGATGAAGCAGTATCTGGCTTTAGTTAATACTTTACCCTGGGATAAATTAAGCGATGATCGCTTGGATTTGGTTAAAGCCAAAGCCATTATGGACCAGCACCACTACGGCATGAAGGAAATTAAAGATAAAATTTTGGAATATTTATCAGTGATGGTGTTAACACGGGACAAGCCGCCAGTTGGCAGATTACGCGCCCCGATTTTATGTTTGGTTGGTTTGGTCGGCACCGGCAAAACCACTTTTGGCCAATCTTTAGCCGAGACCTTGGGCCGTCAATTCGTCCGGATTCCCTTCGGCGGCCTGGGTTCTGCTTTGGATTTAAGAGGTCAAAGCCGGCTTCACCCCGACGCCGAACCCGGTTTAATTATTAAAGCCTTAAAACGGGCTGGCACCAGAAATCCGGTTATTCTTTTGGATGAAATCGATCGAGTTACTGATGCCAGCCGGATGGATATTATGGGAGTTTTAGTCGAGCTTCTGGATCCGGAGCAAAACGCGCAATTTACCGACCATTATCTCGACTTCCCGTTTAATTTGTCCGATGTTTTGTTTGTGGCCACCGCCAACAATACCCGCAATATTGCCACGGCTGTTTTAGACCGCCTGGAACTTATTCAAATGCCCTCTTATACTGACGAGGAAAAAATTACTATTGCTAAAGACTTTATTTTGTCAAAAGTTTTGCTCCAGTCTGGTTTATCAATCGACAATTTAACCATTGATGATTCTGTTTGGCCAAAAATAGTCCGGCCTTTGGGTTTTGACGCCGGCCTAAGAACCCTGGAAAGAACGATTGAAGCCATTTGTCATAAATTAGCCCGTTCGATTGTTGAAAATAAGGCTAAACATTTCCATTTGACCGATGCCAATATTACTAACTATTTACCCAATTATTAA
- a CDS encoding J domain-containing protein, which yields MSKQEESRRLEFSDIASELHAEILKNPYLFLGLPDNVGFTEVRRVYLAKVRLYHPDMVNPGSDIKTLARRYSQEEIETVLHCQPDSHSEEPTENLEAAILQIEQTTEADLKERGRILEAIRGTAHEKMVQLNTAFEAIKVRIGQRQWKTFAGYDSRTVVEDEGFSYQQVFLEGAAELNIFQQKLGAYWIPGAYLSFDWGLPIDHEYQTWSESDYRYDIAVKHLSVYQEIQEGREQITPVLLQPFFKMFKLKPAQQQQFTSLLLEQRFSSGYIRELLGFPDFKDVKQDSDAWFRSRDFEWQVNEMQTLSWFHDSWNPRISMRQENGKLILKDFTETILSETDVMLLSTLAYGPMLSNG from the coding sequence ATGAGTAAGCAGGAAGAAAGTCGGCGATTAGAATTTTCGGATATTGCCTCAGAATTGCATGCAGAAATTCTGAAAAACCCTTATCTATTTTTGGGGCTTCCGGACAATGTTGGTTTTACAGAAGTGAGAAGGGTATATCTTGCCAAAGTCAGGCTTTATCATCCGGATATGGTTAACCCCGGTTCTGATATAAAAACACTGGCTCGGCGGTATAGTCAGGAGGAGATTGAAACCGTTCTCCATTGTCAGCCGGACTCTCACTCAGAAGAACCTACAGAGAACCTAGAGGCGGCGATATTACAGATAGAACAGACCACCGAGGCAGATTTGAAAGAAAGAGGGCGAATTTTAGAAGCTATCCGGGGAACGGCTCATGAAAAAATGGTGCAGTTAAATACTGCGTTTGAAGCCATTAAAGTGCGGATTGGTCAACGCCAATGGAAGACTTTTGCCGGTTATGACTCCCGAACTGTTGTTGAAGACGAAGGCTTTTCCTATCAGCAAGTTTTTCTTGAAGGAGCAGCAGAATTGAACATCTTTCAGCAGAAGTTAGGAGCCTATTGGATACCGGGTGCTTATCTATCTTTTGATTGGGGACTGCCGATAGATCATGAGTATCAAACCTGGAGTGAGTCAGATTATCGCTATGATATTGCGGTTAAGCATCTTTCTGTATACCAGGAGATTCAGGAGGGGCGAGAACAGATAACTCCAGTGCTTCTCCAACCATTTTTTAAAATGTTTAAATTAAAACCCGCTCAACAACAACAATTCACCAGCCTTCTTTTAGAACAGAGATTTTCTAGCGGCTATATTCGGGAGCTTTTGGGATTTCCTGACTTTAAAGACGTGAAGCAGGACTCTGACGCCTGGTTTCGTAGCCGAGACTTTGAATGGCAGGTGAATGAAATGCAGACATTGTCATGGTTTCATGATTCGTGGAATCCGCGCATTTCCATGAGGCAAGAAAACGGCAAGCTTATTCTCAAAGATTTTACAGAAACAATATTGAGTGAAACAGATGTCATGCTTTTATCGACTCTCGCTTATGGCCCCATGCTTTCTAACGGATAA
- a CDS encoding isoprenylcysteine carboxylmethyltransferase family protein, which produces MKLKTILLALFSGSCIWIIFPYLVIKLNQYFGLPAWQFWPLQIGGVFLIICGITIYAHLTLMFKIFGEGTPMPTEPPQKFVLASLYQRTRNPMYLCHLIIFLGEFLVFGSVLLLVYLVLFWVKVNLIVVLWEEPGLTKRFGKEYLDYCQKVPRWF; this is translated from the coding sequence ATGAAACTAAAAACTATTTTGTTGGCCTTATTTTCCGGCTCGTGTATTTGGATAATTTTCCCTTATTTGGTGATTAAGTTAAATCAATATTTCGGCTTGCCGGCCTGGCAATTTTGGCCGTTGCAAATTGGCGGCGTTTTTTTAATTATTTGCGGTATCACCATTTATGCTCACCTGACTTTAATGTTTAAAATCTTCGGCGAGGGGACACCCATGCCCACCGAACCGCCCCAGAAATTTGTCCTTGCCAGCCTGTATCAGCGCACCCGCAACCCGATGTATCTTTGCCATTTAATTATTTTCTTAGGCGAATTTCTGGTTTTCGGCAGCGTTTTATTGCTTGTCTATTTAGTTTTATTTTGGGTGAAGGTAAACTTAATTGTTGTTCTTTGGGAAGAGCCGGGTTTAACCAAACGCTTTGGTAAAGAGTATTTAGATTATTGTCAAAAAGTCCCGCGTTGGTTTTAG
- a CDS encoding polyribonucleotide nucleotidyltransferase: MLLSKTVTINNQEITLEVGRYAEQATAAVLAKCGDTVVLVSVVSGRENPGLDYFPLTVEYQEKLFASGIIKGSRWVKREGRPTDEAILKARLIDRSIRPLFPKDYLKEVQVIATVLSYDPKTNPEILALCAASAALAISPIPWAGPIAAARIKNDKLDLIVSGSEEAIVMVEAGAKEVSETEVLQTMGEAHQEIKKVIKTINELVKEVGQKKEEFIANPPAGGDADVKKQILAKTKSSIDDLIVRLKTATHEKAMDLGEIQAAAKVDLVEIDPKIINNVTEDYLKTTLRHTVFTKKIRPDGRKPDEIRPISCEVSVLPRTHGSAMFKRGATQAVTVTTLGSPRLGQLIEDLDGETEKRYIHHYEFPPFSVGECGRVGFPSRREIGHGALAERALEPMIPDENVFPYAIRVVSEIMSSNGSTSMASVCGSTLSLMDAGVPLIKPVAGIAMGLMVEGKDYVVLTDIQGAEDHLGDMDFKVAGTADGITALQMDIKIAGVTTEILEKALDKAKIARLSIMKIMNKTLAEPKKQMSQYAPKIKTLNIPVEKIGELIGPGGRIIKKIIKETECQVDVDDDGRVVITGTDAEKLEQALKQVDGLTREFKVGEEFDGKVVRVEAYGAFVEMVPGRDGLVHVSRLSTSYVADPNTIVKLGQILHVRVREIDEQNRVSLTTLTPEQEQQVPQRPSGGFRPGGFSGGRPPFRRPGGGQRFSGRR, from the coding sequence ATGCTGTTGTCTAAAACTGTTACCATTAATAATCAAGAAATTACCCTGGAAGTCGGTCGTTATGCCGAACAAGCCACCGCCGCTGTTTTGGCTAAATGCGGCGACACTGTCGTTTTAGTCAGTGTGGTTTCCGGCCGGGAAAATCCCGGCTTGGACTACTTTCCTTTAACCGTTGAGTATCAGGAAAAACTGTTTGCTTCCGGCATTATTAAAGGTTCCCGCTGGGTTAAACGCGAAGGCCGCCCGACCGACGAAGCCATCTTAAAGGCCCGGTTGATTGATCGTTCCATCCGGCCCTTATTCCCCAAAGATTACCTAAAAGAAGTTCAGGTCATTGCCACGGTTTTATCTTATGATCCCAAAACTAATCCGGAAATTTTAGCTCTTTGTGCCGCCTCGGCTGCTTTAGCCATTTCTCCGATTCCTTGGGCTGGACCGATTGCTGCCGCTAGGATTAAAAATGACAAATTAGACCTGATTGTTTCCGGGTCAGAAGAGGCCATTGTGATGGTGGAAGCCGGCGCCAAAGAAGTTTCCGAAACGGAAGTTTTGCAAACCATGGGAGAAGCTCACCAGGAGATTAAAAAAGTCATTAAAACCATTAATGAATTAGTCAAAGAAGTTGGCCAAAAGAAAGAAGAATTTATTGCCAATCCGCCAGCCGGCGGAGACGCTGACGTTAAAAAACAGATTTTAGCTAAAACTAAATCTTCAATTGACGACTTAATTGTTAGATTAAAAACCGCCACCCACGAAAAAGCCATGGACTTAGGTGAAATTCAAGCCGCCGCCAAAGTAGATTTAGTGGAAATCGATCCGAAAATTATTAATAACGTGACTGAAGACTACTTAAAAACTACCTTAAGACACACAGTTTTTACTAAAAAAATCCGGCCTGATGGTCGCAAACCCGATGAAATCCGGCCGATTTCCTGTGAAGTTAGTGTTTTACCCCGGACTCATGGCTCGGCCATGTTTAAGCGTGGTGCCACCCAGGCGGTGACCGTTACCACCTTGGGCTCGCCCCGTTTAGGTCAATTAATTGAAGATTTAGATGGCGAAACCGAGAAGCGTTATATTCATCACTACGAATTTCCGCCGTTTTCCGTCGGCGAGTGCGGCCGGGTCGGTTTTCCTTCCCGCCGGGAAATTGGTCACGGCGCTTTAGCCGAACGGGCCTTAGAGCCGATGATTCCTGACGAAAACGTTTTTCCTTACGCCATTCGTGTCGTTTCCGAAATTATGTCTTCCAATGGTTCCACTTCCATGGCCTCGGTTTGCGGTTCCACTTTGTCTTTAATGGATGCCGGGGTGCCTTTAATTAAACCCGTTGCCGGGATTGCCATGGGCCTGATGGTCGAGGGTAAAGATTACGTGGTTTTAACCGACATTCAGGGAGCTGAAGATCATTTAGGCGATATGGACTTTAAGGTCGCCGGCACTGCCGACGGCATTACCGCCTTGCAAATGGATATAAAAATTGCCGGTGTTACTACTGAGATTTTAGAAAAAGCTTTAGATAAGGCAAAAATTGCCCGTTTGTCGATCATGAAAATTATGAATAAGACCTTAGCCGAACCCAAAAAACAAATGTCTCAATATGCCCCCAAGATTAAAACTTTAAATATCCCGGTCGAAAAAATCGGTGAGTTAATCGGTCCCGGTGGCCGGATTATCAAAAAAATTATTAAAGAGACTGAATGTCAGGTGGATGTCGACGATGACGGTCGGGTAGTCATTACCGGCACCGATGCCGAGAAACTAGAGCAGGCCCTAAAACAAGTTGACGGTTTAACCCGTGAATTTAAAGTTGGCGAAGAATTTGACGGTAAGGTTGTCCGGGTGGAAGCCTACGGCGCTTTTGTGGAAATGGTTCCCGGCCGTGACGGTTTAGTTCACGTTTCCCGCCTTTCTACCAGTTACGTGGCCGATCCCAACACGATTGTTAAACTAGGCCAGATTCTTCATGTCCGTGTCCGCGAAATCGATGAGCAAAATCGGGTCAGCTTGACCACTTTAACTCCTGAACAGGAACAGCAAGTGCCTCAACGTCCTTCCGGCGGCTTTCGCCCTGGAGGTTTTTCGGGTGGCCGACCTCCTTTCCGTCGTCCCGGTGGCGGTCAGCGTTTCTCCGGCAGAAGATAA
- the rpsO gene encoding 30S ribosomal protein S15: MVLPTDKKQTIIKKFATQKGDTGSPEVQIALLTERINDLTKHLKANLKDNHSRRGLLAMVSKRRRLLNYLSRKDKKRHQEIVVKLKLGK, translated from the coding sequence ATGGTCTTACCTACTGATAAAAAACAAACTATTATTAAAAAATTCGCCACTCAAAAAGGCGACACCGGTTCACCGGAGGTTCAGATTGCCCTATTGACCGAGCGGATTAACGATCTTACCAAACATCTAAAAGCGAACCTTAAAGATAATCATTCCCGCCGCGGCCTCTTAGCGATGGTTTCCAAACGCCGCCGGCTATTAAACTATTTATCCCGCAAAGATAAAAAACGCCATCAGGAGATCGTGGTAAAGCTGAAATTAGGAAAATAA
- a CDS encoding GTP-binding protein: protein MMTDQKKPRLKKPKKINLVPRPPVITVMGHIDHGKTTLLDTLRKSHVAEHESGGITQHIGAYQVEFAGRKLTFIDTPGHAAFSAMRSRGVSATDLVILVIDAVESVKPQTKECLQLIKASQTPFLVAINKMDLPGASVAVVKKDLADNGVMVEGYGGDVVCCEISAKTGQGLDQLLEMVLLLTDMQSLKNEPNTLLEAVVIESSLDKQRGPVATVVVKKGTLKLGDNLDLAGTTGKVKALFNEKGESLTAVFPGCPAQVLGFSTVPPVGANTITNAVSDSGLVTKLKIILKADVSGTLEAITQNLGPDVALISAGIGEVNESDVALAQSTGAKIIGFRVKTTATAIKLAEIESILIKNYSLIHELLDDLQAQILKLLEPTIDEEILGQAKVLQEFSAKGESIAGVEVLSGKLSKGDLVHLIRNKVTVAESKIKSIRQGKEEVDKAKAREQYGLSFTGVLSFQPKDKLVAYKKV, encoded by the coding sequence ATGATGACAGACCAAAAAAAACCAAGACTAAAAAAACCAAAAAAGATTAACCTTGTTCCTCGGCCGCCGGTAATTACCGTCATGGGCCATATTGACCATGGCAAAACCACCCTCTTAGACACCTTAAGAAAATCTCACGTTGCCGAACACGAGTCCGGCGGCATTACCCAGCACATTGGCGCTTATCAGGTAGAGTTTGCGGGTCGGAAATTAACCTTTATTGATACTCCTGGCCATGCCGCTTTTTCCGCCATGCGTTCGCGGGGCGTTTCCGCCACCGACTTGGTAATTTTAGTTATTGACGCCGTCGAATCAGTTAAACCGCAGACCAAAGAATGCCTTCAATTAATCAAAGCCAGCCAAACTCCCTTTTTAGTCGCCATCAACAAAATGGATTTACCCGGCGCTTCCGTAGCCGTTGTTAAAAAAGACTTAGCCGATAACGGTGTTATGGTTGAAGGTTATGGCGGCGATGTTGTTTGTTGCGAAATTTCTGCTAAAACCGGCCAGGGCTTAGATCAACTTTTGGAAATGGTCTTGCTTTTAACAGATATGCAGAGTTTGAAAAATGAACCGAATACTCTTCTTGAAGCCGTGGTTATTGAATCTTCTTTGGACAAACAACGCGGTCCTGTCGCCACCGTTGTTGTTAAAAAAGGCACTCTTAAACTAGGGGATAACTTAGATTTGGCCGGGACTACCGGTAAAGTTAAGGCTTTATTTAACGAAAAAGGGGAAAGTCTGACTGCCGTTTTTCCCGGTTGCCCGGCCCAGGTTTTAGGTTTTTCCACTGTGCCGCCTGTCGGCGCCAACACTATTACTAACGCGGTTAGTGATAGCGGCTTAGTGACTAAATTAAAAATTATTCTTAAGGCCGATGTTTCCGGCACCTTGGAGGCCATTACTCAAAATCTTGGCCCGGATGTCGCTTTAATTTCTGCCGGCATTGGCGAAGTCAATGAATCCGATGTCGCTTTAGCCCAATCAACCGGGGCCAAAATTATCGGTTTCCGGGTAAAAACCACCGCCACGGCCATTAAACTGGCGGAAATTGAGTCGATTTTAATTAAAAATTACTCCCTGATTCATGAGCTTCTGGATGATTTACAGGCCCAGATTTTAAAACTCTTAGAGCCGACGATTGACGAAGAAATTCTAGGCCAAGCCAAAGTTTTACAGGAATTTTCTGCCAAAGGCGAATCTATCGCCGGCGTGGAAGTTTTGTCCGGCAAATTAAGTAAAGGCGATTTGGTCCACCTTATCCGCAATAAAGTTACCGTCGCCGAAAGCAAAATCAAGTCCATTCGTCAGGGCAAAGAAGAAGTTGATAAAGCCAAAGCCAGGGAGCAGTACGGTCTTTCTTTTACCGGCGTTCTTTCCTTTCAGCCCAAAGACAAACTTGTGGCTTACAAGAAAGTTTAA
- the nusA gene encoding transcription termination factor NusA, with product MDLTNLPKSARTEFTSALNQICAERGISPQTILETLKAALVAAYRKDFGANEDLDYEVIVDEITGSAKIFEFATAKPDKKKEVTPPGFGRIAAQTAKQVILQKIREAEKDAIITEYSDKIGSLVSGMVLRFDGQFIICDIGRGQALMPPEEQSPNEHYHLNQRLTLYIKNIGDTPKGKQIVVSRADPQLVIELFKREVPEVNSGAVAIKIIAREAGSRSKVAVASTQAGVDPVGSCVGQKGVRVQAVINELGGEKLDIIEYSEDLDKFITAALQPAEHLEIKLNAKKKEANITVPEDQLSLAIGRDGQNVRLAAKLTGYKINLNDDRPKKTKTKKTKKD from the coding sequence ATGGACTTAACCAATTTACCTAAATCTGCCCGGACCGAATTTACCTCGGCCCTTAACCAAATCTGCGCCGAGCGGGGTATTTCTCCTCAGACTATTTTAGAAACCTTAAAGGCTGCCCTCGTGGCCGCTTACCGCAAAGACTTTGGCGCTAATGAAGACTTGGACTACGAAGTGATTGTTGACGAGATTACCGGTTCGGCCAAGATTTTTGAGTTCGCCACAGCTAAGCCGGACAAAAAGAAAGAAGTTACTCCTCCGGGTTTTGGCCGCATCGCCGCCCAGACTGCCAAGCAGGTAATTTTGCAAAAAATCCGCGAAGCCGAAAAAGACGCCATTATTACCGAATACTCTGACAAAATCGGTAGCCTGGTGAGCGGCATGGTTTTACGTTTCGATGGCCAATTTATTATCTGTGATATTGGTCGTGGCCAAGCCCTGATGCCGCCGGAAGAGCAAAGTCCGAATGAACACTATCATCTTAATCAGCGCCTGACTTTATATATTAAAAATATTGGCGACACACCTAAAGGCAAACAAATTGTTGTTTCCCGCGCCGATCCCCAGTTGGTGATTGAGCTTTTTAAACGCGAGGTGCCCGAGGTTAATTCCGGCGCCGTCGCTATTAAAATCATTGCCCGCGAAGCCGGCAGCCGCAGTAAAGTGGCTGTTGCCTCGACTCAAGCCGGCGTTGACCCGGTCGGTTCCTGTGTCGGTCAAAAAGGCGTCCGGGTCCAAGCTGTCATTAACGAACTGGGCGGCGAAAAACTGGACATTATTGAGTATTCGGAAGACTTGGATAAATTTATTACTGCCGCCTTGCAGCCAGCGGAACATTTGGAAATCAAGCTTAATGCCAAGAAAAAAGAAGCCAATATTACTGTGCCTGAAGACCAGCTGTCTTTAGCCATCGGCCGCGACGGTCAAAATGTTCGTCTGGCCGCCAAACTAACCGGTTATAAAATTAATTTAAATGATGACAGACCAAAAAAAACCAAGACTAAAAAAACCAAAAAAGATTAA